The following proteins are co-located in the Desulfovermiculus halophilus DSM 18834 genome:
- a CDS encoding metal-dependent hydrolase — protein sequence MSSNTLTWHGHSNFQITTPNCSILIDPWFEGNPSACVGSDACAQVDLVLVTHDHDDHMGQAVDICKATGAHVGAVVETAGKLVHSGVPEEQIVNGIGFNIGGTVEFKGIQVTMVQAFHSSATGCPVGYILTLEDGYCLYHAGDTGIFSSMELFGKMFSIDLAVLPIGGIFTMDPPQAAMACNLLQCKNVLPMHWGSFPVLEQNTDRFARELQQAGASARLVNLEPGQSMELSA from the coding sequence TTCCATCCTCATTGATCCCTGGTTCGAAGGCAATCCCTCGGCCTGTGTTGGATCTGATGCCTGCGCCCAGGTGGACCTGGTTCTTGTGACCCATGACCACGACGACCACATGGGCCAAGCCGTGGATATCTGCAAAGCCACCGGGGCCCATGTCGGGGCGGTGGTTGAAACCGCCGGCAAGCTCGTACACAGCGGGGTGCCTGAGGAGCAGATCGTAAACGGCATCGGCTTCAACATTGGCGGGACCGTGGAGTTCAAGGGAATCCAGGTAACCATGGTCCAGGCCTTCCACTCCTCGGCCACCGGCTGCCCAGTGGGATACATCCTGACCCTGGAAGACGGCTATTGCCTCTATCATGCCGGTGACACCGGGATCTTTTCCAGCATGGAGCTCTTTGGCAAGATGTTCTCCATCGATCTGGCCGTGCTGCCCATCGGCGGGATCTTCACCATGGATCCGCCCCAGGCGGCCATGGCCTGCAACTTGCTGCAATGCAAAAACGTATTGCCCATGCATTGGGGCTCGTTTCCGGTCCTGGAACAAAACACCGACCGCTTTGCCCGGGAGCTGCAGCAGGCCGGAGCCTCCGCCCGCCTGGTCAACCTGGAGCCCGGACAGAGCATGGAACTTTCGGCATGA